A genomic segment from Sorangium aterium encodes:
- a CDS encoding prolipoprotein diacylglyceryl transferase — protein sequence MHPILFRVPLPAWTVPLLWVFLIAAGIAFAGAIGLLIAKNKPGAATAGIAGVALAAIASQVKEQTYTLGPLPIYSYGVMLGLSLVVGWYLTLGLAERDGLPKETMANCYVVTALAAVVGSRVLYILTNLDEFDSFGAMFDIRRGGLVAYGGFLGGFLGSYLFLRSHRIPLLPWADVAVPSLASGLMITRIGCYLFGCDFGRPLGETAPAWLKKLGTFPRWAEGTLDHGSGSPAWVQHVKERGLDPTAEASLAVHPTQIYESLVGAGLLALLLLARRRQKFRGEIFLIFTFSYGVCRYLLELLRDDAERGSIPPTLPEHVLLPAGLVIFAVGYTIGFSHLLRDNVVRKVTQVLSFGPAIALYLALRPETFAASATLQYSTSQAVALATGIAASIAFAVYHKAALDHPEQAMALSLPESPAAAADRQADGDDDEDQDDEDEDDTPRKKPSAPSKAGARRGSAKDEGRATAREHGAAEAPDTTGEA from the coding sequence ATGCATCCCATCCTGTTTCGCGTCCCGCTGCCCGCCTGGACCGTGCCCCTGCTCTGGGTCTTCCTGATCGCTGCGGGCATCGCTTTCGCGGGCGCGATCGGGCTGCTCATCGCGAAGAACAAACCAGGCGCGGCGACCGCGGGCATCGCAGGCGTCGCGCTCGCCGCGATCGCCTCCCAGGTCAAGGAGCAGACCTACACCCTGGGTCCGCTGCCCATCTACAGCTACGGTGTCATGCTCGGGCTCTCGCTCGTGGTCGGCTGGTACCTGACGCTCGGGCTCGCGGAGCGCGACGGCCTGCCGAAGGAGACGATGGCCAACTGCTACGTCGTCACCGCCCTCGCCGCGGTCGTCGGGTCGCGCGTGCTCTACATCCTCACGAACCTCGACGAGTTCGACTCGTTCGGCGCGATGTTCGACATCCGCCGCGGCGGGCTCGTGGCGTACGGCGGCTTCCTGGGCGGCTTCCTGGGCTCGTACCTGTTCCTGCGCTCCCATCGCATCCCGCTGCTCCCCTGGGCCGACGTCGCCGTCCCGAGCCTCGCCTCGGGCCTGATGATCACGCGCATCGGGTGTTACCTCTTCGGCTGCGATTTCGGCCGTCCGCTCGGCGAGACGGCGCCCGCCTGGCTGAAGAAGCTCGGCACGTTCCCGCGCTGGGCCGAGGGCACGCTGGACCACGGCAGCGGGTCCCCGGCGTGGGTGCAGCACGTCAAGGAGCGCGGGCTGGATCCGACCGCCGAGGCGTCGCTCGCCGTGCACCCGACGCAGATCTACGAGTCGCTCGTCGGCGCAGGGCTGCTCGCGCTCCTGCTCCTCGCGCGCCGACGGCAGAAGTTCCGTGGCGAGATCTTCCTCATCTTCACGTTCTCCTACGGCGTCTGCCGCTACCTGCTCGAGCTCCTCCGCGACGACGCGGAGCGCGGCTCGATCCCGCCGACGCTCCCGGAGCACGTGTTGCTCCCCGCCGGCCTCGTGATCTTCGCCGTGGGGTACACGATCGGGTTCTCCCACCTCCTCCGCGACAACGTGGTGCGCAAGGTGACGCAGGTGCTGTCCTTCGGTCCCGCGATCGCCCTGTACCTGGCCCTCAGGCCCGAGACGTTCGCCGCCTCGGCGACCCTCCAGTACTCGACCTCCCAGGCCGTCGCGCTGGCGACCGGGATCGCCGCGTCGATCGCGTTCGCGGTCTATCACAAGGCCGCCCTGGACCACCCGGAGCAGGCGATGGCGCTCAGCCTCCCGGAGAGCCCCGCCGCGGCCGCCGACAGGCAAGCAGACGGAGACGACGACGAGGACCAGGACGACGAGGACGAGGACGACACGCCGAGAAAGAAGCCGAGCGCGCCGTCGAAGGCCGGCGCCAGGCGCGGCAGCGCAAAGGACGAGGGCCGGGCGACGGCCCGCGAACACGGCGCCGCCGAGGCGCCCGACACCACCGGAGAGGCATAG